The DNA segment GCCCGGAAGGTCCGCACCGCCGCGTCGTCCAGCCGCGTCGCCCCCGGCGTCGCCACGAAGAGGGGACCCCGGCGGTTCTGAACGGCGTTCCGCGCCGCCGCGTCGTCCCAGAGCGGAATCCCGGCCGCCCGCGCCGCCTCGAGCGGCTGCCTCCGCGCCGCCTGCCGAAGCGCCAGCGCCGCCCGCGGCGCCGTGTTCGGCACGTCCTCCCCCAGGACCAGGACGGCGTCCGCCCGTTCGAGGTCCCGAAGCGACGCGGACCGCGCCGGACCGCGCCGAAGGATCTCGAGCGCCCGGGCCGCCAGGCGCGCCTCCGCGCCCGACACGCCTCCGAAGAAGCGTTCCGCCCCCACGAGCGCCCGCAGCGCGAAGTTCGCCTCAAGCGACGCGCGGGGCGACCCGATCCCCAGGACCTTCCGGTCGGGGCCCAGACCGGGCGCCAGCCGCGCGAGCGCCTGCTCCCGGCTCACGACCTCCCCGGCCGCCCCGCGCGCCGGCCTCAGGCGCGGGCGCCGGATCCGCGCCGGATCGTTGACGAACTCGTACCCGAAACGGCCGCGGTCGCATAAAAAGTAGCCGTTCACTTCGCCGTTGTACCGGTTCACGACCCGGCGCACTTCTCCGGAGCGCTCCGAAACGGACGTGTTGCATCCCGCGGAGCAATGCACGCACACCGAGGGCGCGCTCTGGAGATCCCACTTGCGCGCGTAGTGGCGGCGCAGCGTCTTGTCCGTGAAGACGCCCGTGGGACAGACCTCGACGAGGTTTCCGCTGAACTCGCTTTCGAGCGTGCCGTCCTCCGCGCGGCCGAAATAGACCCGGTCGTGGAAGCCGAAGACGTCGAAATCCCGGCCGCCCGCATAGTCGCGGTAGAAGCGCACGCACCGGTAGCACTGAATGCAGCGGTTCATTTCGTGATGGATGAAGGGACCCAGGTCCTGGTTCCGGTACGTCCGCTTCCGGAACCGGTGGCGCCGGACGACGTGCCCCGTCATCACCGTCATGTCCTGCAGGTGGCACTCGCCGCCCTCGTCGCAGACGGGACAGTCGTGCGGATGGTTGAGCATCAGCCACTCGATGACCGCGGCGCGGAAGGCGCGCGCGTCGGGATCCTCGATCGAGAGGCGGGTGCCGTCCCGCGCGGGCGTCATGCACGCCATCACGATCCGGCCGGTGCGGTCGTGTTCGTCCCGGAACACCTTCACCGCGCACTGGCGGCAGGCGCCCACGGATCCCAGGGCGGGATGCCAGCAGAAGTACGGCAGATCGAGCTTGAGGGAAAGGCAGGCGTGAAGGAGGTTCTGCTCCCCGTCCACGTCGTAGGACCGCCCGTCGATCCACACGCGCGCCATCCCACCGCCCTCCTCACGCCCGCCACGGACAGCCCCGGCGCGCGACGTGATCCTCGAAGACGTCCCGAAACAGACGCAGCCCGGCCGCCAGCGGCTCCGCCGCTCCCGGCGCCAGCGCGCAGTACGTCAGGCCCGGACCGAGGAACCGGGCCTGCCGCTCCAGGGTGTCGAGATCCTCCGGCCTCCCGTCGCCCCGTTCGAGCGCCTCGAGGAGCCGGGCCACGCGGGGCAGTCCCTCCCGGCACGGCGTGCACCAGCCGCACGACTCGCGGGCGAAAAACGCCTCGAGATTCCTCAACACCCCCACGGGACACGTGGCTTCGTCCACGACAATCAGAGTCCCCGTCCCCAGGCGGCTTCCGGCCTTCTGCACGGACGAATAATCCAGAGGCACATCGAGCGCGTCCGGACCCAGGAAGGCCGTCGAGGCGCCGCCCGGCAGAAACGCCCGCAGGCGAAGACCGTCCCGGAGCCCGCCGGCCCGGTCGTAGATGATCTCCCGCGCGGAGGTGCCCATCGGAAGCTCCCAGGCCCCCGGACGCCGCAACTTTCCGCCGGCCCCGTAGATCTTCGTGCCGCCGTCCTCCGTCCGGCTCAGGGACTTGAACCACGCCGCGCCCCGCTCGACGATGTGCGGGACGTTGCACAGGGTTTCCACGTTCTGGACGATCGTGGGTTTTCCCCAGAGACCGAAGGTCTGCGGAAAGGGCGGCTTCGAACGGGGCGTCACGCGACGGCCTTCGAGGGAGTTGAGAAGCGCCGTCTCCTCGCCGCACATGTATCGCCCCGCGCCGGTGTGAAGCGTCAGGTCGAACCGGAAGCCGGAGCCCCCCAGGTTCGGCCCCAGCCGGCCCGCCGCGTACGCCTCCGCGATGGCCCGCTCGAGGATGCGCGCGGCGCGCCGGTACTCCCATCGGAGAAAAATGAACCCCACCTCGGCCTGGATCGCATAGGCGCTCAGGATCATGCCCTCGATCAGCTGATGCGGGTCCCCTTCGAGGAGCAGCCGATCCTTGAACGTCCCGGGCTCCATCTCGTCCGCGTTGGCCACGAGGTACTTGGGCCGGGGCGCGTCCGGCCCCAGGGGGACGAAGCTCCACTTCTGCCCGGTCGGAAATCCCGCGCCTCCGCGACC comes from the Planctomycetota bacterium genome and includes:
- the nuoG gene encoding NADH-quinone oxidoreductase subunit NuoG yields the protein MARVWIDGRSYDVDGEQNLLHACLSLKLDLPYFCWHPALGSVGACRQCAVKVFRDEHDRTGRIVMACMTPARDGTRLSIEDPDARAFRAAVIEWLMLNHPHDCPVCDEGGECHLQDMTVMTGHVVRRHRFRKRTYRNQDLGPFIHHEMNRCIQCYRCVRFYRDYAGGRDFDVFGFHDRVYFGRAEDGTLESEFSGNLVEVCPTGVFTDKTLRRHYARKWDLQSAPSVCVHCSAGCNTSVSERSGEVRRVVNRYNGEVNGYFLCDRGRFGYEFVNDPARIRRPRLRPARGAAGEVVSREQALARLAPGLGPDRKVLGIGSPRASLEANFALRALVGAERFFGGVSGAEARLAARALEILRRGPARSASLRDLERADAVLVLGEDVPNTAPRAALALRQAARRQPLEAARAAGIPLWDDAAARNAVQNRRGPLFVATPGATRLDDAAVRTFRA
- the nuoF gene encoding NADH-quinone oxidoreductase subunit NuoF — protein: MTETPLTARIRPGGEPPDLTAYERAGGYRAAERALREMSPEEVQAVVRASGLRGRGGAGFPTGQKWSFVPLGPDAPRPKYLVANADEMEPGTFKDRLLLEGDPHQLIEGMILSAYAIQAEVGFIFLRWEYRRAARILERAIAEAYAAGRLGPNLGGSGFRFDLTLHTGAGRYMCGEETALLNSLEGRRVTPRSKPPFPQTFGLWGKPTIVQNVETLCNVPHIVERGAAWFKSLSRTEDGGTKIYGAGGKLRRPGAWELPMGTSAREIIYDRAGGLRDGLRLRAFLPGGASTAFLGPDALDVPLDYSSVQKAGSRLGTGTLIVVDEATCPVGVLRNLEAFFARESCGWCTPCREGLPRVARLLEALERGDGRPEDLDTLERQARFLGPGLTYCALAPGAAEPLAAGLRLFRDVFEDHVARRGCPWRA